One Schistocerca nitens isolate TAMUIC-IGC-003100 chromosome 1, iqSchNite1.1, whole genome shotgun sequence DNA segment encodes these proteins:
- the LOC126248693 gene encoding uncharacterized protein LOC126248693 isoform X2, with protein sequence MKFLVIVLAACVAVACSQETREKRGLLGAGVLAAPGAVLAPRVLAAPAIAAAPIVAAPAIAHAPLGLGLGLAHPIIG encoded by the exons ATGAAGTTTCTG GTGATTGTCTTGGCCGCCTGCGTGGCAGTTGCTTGCAGCCAGGAGACGCGAGAGAAGCGCGGCCTCCTGGGGGCGGGAGTGCTGGCTGCCCCCGGCGCTGTGTTGGCGCCGCGCGTACTCGCCGCACCCGCCATAGCCGCCGCCCCCATCGTTGCCGCCCCCGCCATCGCCCACGCCCCTCTCGGCTTGGGTCTGGGCTTGGCTCACCCCATCATCGGCTGA